AGAAAGTGTAGGAAGAAACACAGTTGTAGAAGGTATAAATAGAAACCGTTAGTTTTTTTAATTGGTGTTTTTGACGACCGTTGTTTTTTTGTGGCCAGAAGGAAAGGAAAAGGCAAAAAATTGTGATAAAAGATAAATGCAATTCCTGAATAAAGAGGCTTGCCACGTCACCGGCTCTTGtccatgcattatatatatatatatatatatatatatatatatatatatatatatatatataggtcatAAAACGATTACAAGTTTAGTTTTTACCCctttccttttttccttttccAACTTCATTTCATAGTGCTTCCATCCTACGAATCCAatccaaaatgaaaaaaaatgaaaaaattttCAAGAATTGGTTGGATTTACAGTTTGGTACATTGGATAACTTTCAACTTTTTTTTACGACATACCACTAAAAGATTATTAAAGCTAATGAATGCGGCTTACATTCTTGTAACCTACGTAATTATATTATGCATATCGCATGAATTTTCTATGAGCTCCTTTAATTTTCAAAAAAGTCCAAAGTTTTCGTAACGGTTAGTCACGGCTAGTTATACATTAAAAGGTGAAATTTTAACCAAATTATttgttagttgttaagtttttctAACAACTTACACGGCTATATAAATTGTTTGAGCTCCTTGAGGTAAAATATCATTCTAATTTCAAAGAAAATTGCTACTAGCATGCAATTGTTTTAGGTAAACTAATGGaagaatatcctccaatatttgagtTATGATGTGATTATAAATTTTAATTGCTTGTAATGTTGGTATTTACAAGGGTGGACCCACGTGTTATTAAGCGGGTTGAGTGGACCCGCTTtgtcaaaaaataatattgtgtatattAGTTATTTTTTGGGAAATATTTATAAGAAAAGCATTTGAACCCACTTGATGCATGTGTGACCTCTATAAACGGTAAAAATAGCACggactagccagttttcggattagtaattaaaaaatagtcagtgtttgtaaagtcattgaaaaatagccactagtttgctgcaacacggaaagttccaatgtaatatactggagatttgtGCACATGtgtgtgaacttccagcatattatgctggaactccagcacacgaaaagttccaacataatatactaaagattggagcacctgtgtatgaactttcagcatattatgctggaccaatatattatgttggaactccagtatattatgatggaagtttacatgtaaaaaattcgaactccaatatattatgctggaatattttccttattttgaaTAGTgctttcgttcagatttatctttacatgaaaagcggctaaatttcaattactttcgaaattgtgactatttttcaattactacttgtaaatctagctatttttgaatttcaccctgTAAACATGGTCATGCGGGTTCAATTTTTGTGTGAGGTCATGTGTTCGAAACCCATTTTCACATTTGTGTATATttaatttctttttcctttttgtatTTCAACTGACGTTGTACTAGTATGGACCTGGTAAGTTTGCAGGTCAACTTAACCACAACTTCTTGTAAATTTagtgggcatttggacataaaaattgtaaaatttcaaaaaaaataatatttttttcaagtgaaaatggtatttgaaaattagagttgtgtttggacatgaatataattttgagttatttttgaatttttgtgagtgatctgagtgataaattttgaaaaacagctttttggagttttttaaattttcgaaaaattccaaaattcatgtTCAACTaagaattgaaaattttatgaccaaacactgatttctcgaagatcataagatcaaaatgatcctatcaacaccctacaaccctagtgggaacggacaagcagaatcgacaaacaaaatcatactccaaaacctcagaaagaggttaaCTGACGCCAAATGAAGATGGAAGGAAATCCCgcccgaagtcttatgggcataccgaacgaaCTCGAAGttcagtaccggggccaccccgttctcactGATCTATGGAGTCGAAGCTCTAATAttggtcgaagtcggagaaccaagtctcaggtttcgatatgcaaccaaggaatcAAACGACGAGGGTATGAACGCGAGCCTAAATCTActggatgaaaggcgcgaagcagcccttgtccggttggctgcccaaaaacatcggatcgaaaggtattacaattgacgggccaaccttcgacacttcaatgacaaggacttggtactaaggaaggTTACACTAAACACCTGAAACCCGAAAGAAGGGAAGTTAGGTTCGAATTGGGAAGGCCCTTATCAGATTATTGAGATCGCCGGTAAAGGATCGTACAAGCTCGGAATGATGAACgctgagcaactaccgaacaactggaacatagctcacttgaagcgatactattgctaaggtacggccCCATTCATTTCCTTTTATATATCTATTCTGAACTAACACTTGTAGGCAATCATCGAAGAACGATATAatttttaggtctgaaagcacgtattgcactctttttttcttgaaccggttttgtcccaaatgggttttccgacaaagtttttaatgaggcaacaagtaaatagtgctaacttagaattgaaggtcgGCTACAAACCAGTGACAAAGATCACAACATCATTTGAGGCCTCTCTTCGATCATCCCCGAACACTAGGGGGCATTACCCTCAGATAATaactttagcaaggaaggaaactttatgaTTCAATGGTCTCGGCTCGATCGATGGCATTTACTATAATGGTCAAACAATCACATGAACCATGCCCGTATAGActactcgagccctggcacaaaacttgTACACATTTATAACTATTGTACACAATAataaaagtttctaccttgcaaaTAAATATCTTGTCCTTTAAGAATTTCTCCTTTTTATTTTAAGGAATTTCttacattcgatcccctaaaggtattgAGCCCAAGGGCCGACTTTATCCGGGTTCAAACGATCACTCCCAATCGGAGGCCACCATCCGAAAACAAAATTGGACGGCTCGGATTATCGGAGCCCGGGGCACAAAGCCTATTTGGCGTTgtccgaattaaaaggctacggccattccGGGATATCGAAACTTGAGGGCacgaaacttatttggcattgcccgaactcCAAAAAGCTACGGCTAACCCCGTTTGGGGATCGCTATCTAAGGCAAGTACCGATAACTCGAGGTGATAAAGCCATTGAGCAATACccaaactaaaaaggctacgaccatactaaaacggctcggagacgtccgagacccataacaaaaaacaaggccttcaaaatttcataaccggttctaaaggctactaAACTACTTTGGGAAAGAGTTTTCGGTAATAccgaacccccacgatgccttaaaaTAATGTTGAAGgaaaggtttgttcgaacctccgaacgtAACCTAACTATTTCaagctaaggcatttcgatctttgcaaatATAAGTAATAAAGCAAAGGGAAAATTCAAAAGCGattgaagggaaaaagccttatgtacatatcaaaaattctttttacaagGGCCAAACAACCCCGATGCCAATTTTTACAAAGtccaaacggcctcaacaaaaagtACTAAATACAAAAAGCAAAAAACAATAACATCTAAAAAAGGCCTAAGTGGCCTAGTCTTCGTCGGGGGCCGCATCATCACCTTCGGGGTCTCCGCCACCCTTGGACTCGCCCGAATCTTCAGACTCCTTATCATCTTTAGGATAGGCCAATTTTTTGGCCTCGACTTCGAGCTCTTTGGCACTCTCAATCTCAGTTGATAAGTCGAAACCCCAAGCATGAatttcctcgagggtctcccttcgagatTGCCTCTTCGCGTGCTCGATGATATCCTTTGCTCGCACCTGAGCCTCCTCGACATCGGCCTTATAAACCGCCACCATCTCGTCGGCATCGACTTTAACTACCTTGGCCTCCGACTTGGCCATCTCAAGATCCTTGGCCAGATTTTCTTGATTAGAGACGAACGAACTCAGCTgagactggaactcctcgatCTTTTTGGCCTGCACCAAGGCCTTTTCCTTTACAGCTCGAAGTTGGACCTCAGTCGAAGCCAATTGTGCCTGGGCAATATCCTTTTCCGAGGCCAAGCGGTCCATGTTGCGtttccattcttcggcctcagGCTTTACTGCATCCACCTCTTCCCGGAGCTGCCCGATCTGATCAAGCTTTTATTGGACCTGCGGGTTCGGACCGTTAGCCACCATGTCTGGCTCATTGTTACTAACCTCAAATGCTCgtcttacctgctcgaccaggtcgacatgctccttccgagccgcCTCTAGCTCAGCCTGGAGTTTCTCTCTGAGAAGTTTGTAAGCATCCCTATTCTTAGTAAACCCTCGAGTCTCGGCCTCATGTTGGTTTAACTCTTCCCAATATCGAATAAATGTCTTgtggtgaagcaccgaggcctacaaacaCAAAGAAAAAAATTACGATTATTTACGACTAAATCTAAGTACATAATAGAAGTCGTCAAGAGGCATCCAAAGTTACCCGATTTAGCGCCttttgtgcttcgttgaacatgcATGGCGcgtccacctcgttcatcttggctTGATCCTCTTCAGTCACTAGGCACCGAAAATAACTGGCAACCCCTATGGGGGCAGAGAAGACCCGGGCATCCTCCAGAATAGACATGATACTCGACCGCTTCCGGTCAGGATTCACACTCGGAGCTGGGAACCGGTTGACTAGTTTCGAACTTGAAGCAGTCCCACTGGTTCATGAAGACAGACTCTTCCTTGGCACCGGTAAGTCACCCGACCCGATGACGTCCCCTAAGGCGGTAGAGTCTAAACCATCAAAAAGTTGTGAAAGAGGTCTGCCACCCCTTGGGGGGCCCTCGTTGGGGCGCCCTCTCAGCGTCTAGGCCTCGTTGATCATGGAATCAGTAAATGAAGGCGACTCAAAAAGATCTATCACTCCAAGTACGTCTTTCGGGGTATTGTCCTCTGCCCGAGAAGCACCGACCGTGGTTTTCTTTGTCGGCCACCCTAACTTGGGGCAAAACGGCCTCGCCCCTCTCTGGTTCGGAGGTCTCGACCACTGCCTCTTCATCAGTCCCCCTGATTTGAGGCAGTTCGGTGTCGCCTCGCACGCGGGCCACCAGTTCAgaagcttcttcttcttcagactcATCCCTCAATCGATAGAGTGAGTCCGATGGAAGCTCTCGGGCACTGGTGCTTTCTTTGGATTTGCGCACCAACCTCCTCCTCGATTTTTTCTTCTTAGAGTTCGGAGAACACGAAGCCCTTTTTCTCCCCACCATGTCTTAGAGCAGGGGACTCGGCGGGGCAATCCTCATCACCGAATGGAGGCCTCATTGCGACATCCATGGAAATACctgcaaagaaaaaaaaaagagtatggGCGCTATAACACGGAGGAAACCTAAGTGTTATCCACTCAAGAAAGGAATTTCaccgtgagaacgggcctccTACCAGCCCTTCGAAAGCTCGTGCCATGCACGCTCATAATATGGTTTCTACAAcacaatgccctcgacccactccttgagtcgagggactgCATCCGGGACCTGAGCAACAGTTGCATCGCCACcaaacaccgataagaaggaaggaAAGGAGAGTAAAAAATGAAACATTGGAAAAAACTAAACTTTACTTACATTttgtattccacttctcggggaacgaCATATACTCGACTGGGATCAGgtctgaggtcctcactcggacaaatCGGCAACCTCGATCacgatcttcatcgatgctcgagaacgGGGCTCTACTAGCCCATCGCGCAAGTTTAATCAGTCCCCTCGGAAGAATCGAGGACTGTATAGGCTCATATGATGGTCAATGGTGAATGAGCATCCATCAATCTTGCTCACGAAGAACCGGAGAAAAATGACGATCCTCCAAAATGAAGGGTGGATCTGACTGAGGCACACCACGTACCTTTTGCAGAACTAGATGATTACCGAGTCCAACGGGCCCatcgtaaagggataagtgtaaacacttaagtatccctCGACATGGGTAGTGATATCTTCATCGGGCCCGAGAACCACCACGTCTTTTATGACCCCGTTGCAATCTTTTTTAACAGCGGGGAGAATTTCTTCTCTGATCAAGTAGATGTACCTCGATACCTTCTCGCACCTCCAGGTACGGGTGAAggtttctcaaccttaaaatcggcGGTCACCGAGCACCCGCCAGGAATGGACGTGCTAAGAGGAGGTTCCGTCGCTGGTTCCTTACTGGCCGGCCGCGATAAAGAAATAGTGTCTTTTTGGGGAACTGTTTTTGAAGTTTTCTCCATTTTCTTTTAAAATGAAGGGAATGAGATGAAAAAGAGGAAGTTAAAGAGATACACTTGATGGTCTGGAATGAAGACAAGCAGAAGTGCTTACAAAGATCTCAAGAAATCAGGATACAAATGCTAGAGAATGTAGAGATTTCTAAGGAACAAGAGTAGAGAAGATttggatgtaaagtttgaatgaatgaaGAAGAAGGTATTTATAATTTCCAAACGACGGTTCAAAGCCAGGAGTGGCCGACTAACTGAcgagcatttaatgccattaagacgtGATTGACGAGACGTTTCGTTCATTTTGTCGTTTCTGATGCGAGTACCGAGGTGAGAATCAGAAACTCATATCATTTCTCGTtgtttactctccgaaaaatgaggggactatctgtatacggtcgaaatcgggttCGACTATTGCATGAAAGATCGGGCTCGGAACGTGAGGGGTTGAAGAACGACCCCGAGTGTCTTCAAACCAGAACACGAGGTGAGAATGTTCGACCTCGAAACCATTGAGTCCATGATCCCGGAATTGACCCTGACCCCAAATAAGCTCGAGGAAACATAGCCGGtataaccaacagaagaccgaaataacggaaggccgaaatatccgtaaccggtcggatatcacggcgggaatctcggcacgtatcaataaggaaccggcaAATCAGCAAACCAAgagatttt
This region of Nicotiana tomentosiformis chromosome 4, ASM39032v3, whole genome shotgun sequence genomic DNA includes:
- the LOC138910037 gene encoding uncharacterized protein, which produces MSILEDARVFSAPIGVASYFRCLVTEEDQAKMNEVDAPCMFNEAQKALNRASVLHHKTFIRYWEELNQHEAETRGFTKNRDAYKLLREKLQAELEAARKEHVDLVEQLREEVDAVKPEAEEWKRNMDRLASEKDIAQAQLASTEVQLRAVKEKALVQAKKIEEFQSQLSSFVSNQENLAKDLEMAKSEAKVVKVDADEMVAVYKADVEEAQVRAKDIIEHAKRQSRRETLEEIHAWGFDLSTEIESAKELEVEAKKLAYPKDDKESEDSGESKGGGDPEGDDAAPDED